Genomic DNA from Carnobacterium divergens DSM 20623:
AGAATGGCCAATTTCATCATGAAATAAATGGGCTAACTGATTATGTGTTTCTAATTGAAGCAATTGCTGTTGTTGCTGAGATACGTGCTGTTCTTGGCGTTGATTGGCTTGCTTTTGATTAAGCTGATAGTCACGTAATTGGAGGGTTAAAGTTTGAATTTTCTCTTCCAAATATAAGACAAAGAAAGTCAATAAACTTACTAAACTATAACTTGCAATCAACAAGAAGGAATCCTTAAAAATAAAAAAGGGGACACCTACTAAGCAAAATTTTAGCCAGGTAAAACGATAAAATAAAGCAAAATCAACCCAATAACCACCTATTGTAATCGGTATTAAATAATAAAAAAGCTGAGAACAAAAAGTACCAAAAACAACTAAACTTACAAGTAACCCAAGCGCTACTAATTGTTGCTGTTTTTTTGTTTTGCAGCTGTAAAAAAGCAAACTAATTGAAAAATAAAGTAAGCATCCTAATAAAAAGAAGCCAAATTGTTGAAAGTGTTGAATTTCTTGAAAAGCCCCTAAAGCAAAAAGTAAAAGCAACTGAAAAATCAATTTATGATTCAAAACCATGTCATTCACCAATCTTCCCAGTTAAAAAATAAATCGCAATCTGTGTCCGATGGGCCAACCCCGTTTTACTAAGAATGGTTGAAATATAATTGGCAACAGTTCCATCAGAAATAAACAAAACTTTACCGATTTCCTTATTAGACAAGCCTTTGGCAATACTTGCCATAATTTCAACTTCTCGAGTAGTAAACGGGCTCAAGTCAATCGTAGGCGACAACGCCTCATTCTGATTTGTTTTTAATTGCAGCCTAAATTTTTCAAAAATCGTTTCTTGCAAGACATGCTGGTTCAATGCAACACTCCGAATGGTTTGAGCAATCACATCAGGATCATTATTTTTAAGTAAATAACCCTTTGCTCCATTTTCCAAAGCTTCCGATATGTAATCATCGTCATCAAAAGTCGTTAAAATTAATACCTTTGTCTGTGTTTGTTGAACAATTTTCTGTGTAGCTGCCACACCATCCATAATAGGCATCCGAACATCCATTAACACAACATCAATTGGCGTTTCCAAGCAATAATTAAGGGCTTCTTGCCCGTTAGCAACGGTACCAACCACTTCAATATCATCATAAGAATTCAACACAATCGCCATTCCACCTGTAATAAAGACATTGTCATCTGCAATTAAAATCCGAATCATTCCATCCACCTCTTTGTCTTTTATTATACGGAGAGTTAGGTTCATTTGCACGTTAAATTAATCTAAATAAGCGTAGTCATTTTTTTGTAGAAAAAAAGAACCTTCCAACTATGAAAGATTCTTTCTTAATTCAACTACTCGTTACTCCAAAAATCCTTTTTTTTGAAGAAACTCTTTCGCAACAGTAGCTGCCGATTGATTGTTAATATTCACTTCATAATTCATTTTCCGCATCTCATCATCCGTTATTTTTCCACCTAGCTTATTTAAAATAGCTGCTAATTCTGGATATTTTTCCAGCGTGCTGTTTAAAAGCAATGGCGCGCCTTGATAAGGAGGGAAGAGCTGTCGATCATCTTTTAAGACCGTTAACTTGTATTGAGCCAGCTCACTATCCGTTGAGTAGGCATCAATCACTTGAATATCACCAGCTTCGATAGCAGAGTAACGAAGTTTAGGCTCCATCGTTTGTAAACGATCAAAGGTAATCCCATATAATTTTTGAATCCCTTTATACCCATCATTACGATCAGCAAATTCTAAGGTAAAGCCAACATTTGCAGTATGACTAACTGCTTGTAAATCAGAAATAGAGGATAGTTGATGTTCTTTTGCATAGTTTTGAGAAACCGCTAAAGCATAAGTGTTATTGTACTTCATCGGATCTAAATACGCCATTTTGAATTGCTTATCCAGTCCGGTCTTAGCTTGTTGATAGACTTGGTTTTCATCATGACTTTTAGAAGGCTCATTTAAGAAGGTCTCTAAAACCGTCCCAGTAAATTCTGGGTAAATATCAATATCGCCTTTTTGCAATGCATTAAATAAAAAGCTAGTTTTTCCCATATTTGGTTTTAATGTAACCTTCAAATCCGTTTCATCTTCAATAAGGTATTTATACATATTGATTAAAATTTCTGGTTCAGCACCTAATTTCCCTGCAATGACAACTTCTTTTTGAGGTTGATTAATAAGCGGGATTAAAATAAAGCCTAGAATAACGACTGCTAAGGTGCCCAAAGTAATCAAGCTTTTTTTAAAGGAGATACGTTCAAAAATCCGTAATAAATAATCAAAAATAATAGCTAACAAAGCAGCAGGAATTGCCCCAAGTAAAATTAATTGATGATTATTCCGGTCAATGCCAAGTAAAATCAAACTTCCTAAACCACCAGCACCGATTAAAGCCGCTAAGGTGGCCGTACCAATAATTAAAACCATCGCTGTTCGAATTCCTGCCATAATAACAGGCATAGCAATTGGAATTTGAACCTTGTACAGACTACGCCAACGATTCATCCCCATCGCACTTGCTGCTTCAACAAGAGAAGGATCAACCTCCGCAATTCCTGTATAGGTATTTCGCAAAATTGGAAGGAGTGCATAAATGACTAACGCAATCACAGCAGGCAACGTTCCAATTCCCACTAGAGGAATCATTAAGCCTAATAAGGCAAGAGAGGGGATTGTCTGGAAAATAGCCGCAACTTGAATAATAGGCTCCGCAATTTTTTTATGAGAAGTTAAATAAATTCCTAAAGGCAGTGCAATTAAAACCGCAATCAACAAGGCAACAAAAGAAATTTGAATGTGTTGAAGGAGAGCAGTTGCTAAATCTTCTTTACGTTCTTGAAATGTTTCAATCAACGTCATCATCAATCTGTCCCTCCTTTTTGAATACCAGAACTTAGAAATGCAAGGAAGTCTTGATGAGTGATTTTACCTAAGTAAGTGGAGTCCTCTATGATTTGAACAATTGGAAATCTTGTTAAGGCTAAAATTAAGTCATCAACCGAAGTCTCTTTTGTGACCACTAAAGCCTCCGTTTCTTCAAGTGCTAAAGGTGATGTTGAAAAATGATTCATAGCCATCAACGTTTGAACGGTTTGAGAAGTGGTAACAGCTACATTCCCAGATTGAAGAAATTCGCGAACAAATTCATTTTTAGGATTCTGACAAATTTCATCAGGAGTCCCAATTTGTTCCACATGCCCCTCCTTCATAATACAAATGCGATCGCCTAACTTTAAAGCCTCTTGCATATCATGAGTCACAAAGACAATCGTCTTTTTAACTTGTTGATGAAGTTTCGCCACATCTTCTTGCAAATTCTTTTTACTGATAGGGTCCAGTGCACTAAAGGGCTCATCCATTAAAATAATATCTGGGTCAGCCGCCATTGCTCGTAAAACACCCACACGTTGTTGTTCACCACCAGATAATTCAGAAGGCAAACGGTGACGGTAACTTTCAGCGTCTAAGCCCACACTCGTTAACAACTCTGTTACTCGTTCCTTCATTTGCGTTTTTGACCATTTTTTCATTTCGGGTACAGTTGTAATGTTCTCTTCAATCGTCATATTTGGAAAAAGGGCAATTTGCTGTAAGACATAGCCAATATTCCAACGCAACTCATGAATCGTATAGTCAATAATCGGTTTATTCTGAATTCGAATCGTACCAGTTGTTAATGGAATTAAGCGATTGATCATTTTTAAGGTAGTGGTTTTTCCACTTCCACTAGGACCAATCAAGACAAAAAATTCTCCTTCGTTAATTTCAAGAGTTAAGTCCGAAACAACAGGTTTTCCTGGAGAATAAGATTTTGAGACGTTTTCAAAGCGAATCATTTCATCCCTCCTTTAATGTTTTTGTAAACAAAATTATAGCATTTTTTAATTTAGAACGCTAGTTCGCTGACTTGAAATAAAAAAAAAGAACAATAAACGACGAATCATTTATTGTTCAAATAACATATACTTATTGAAGTTTCAGCTCAAGTCGTTTCGATACACGCGAAAGTAAGAAACAAACAATAAAATACAAGAATGTCATAGCAGCAAACATCGGTAAGACGGCTGTTGTATCTTGACCGTAAATAATTTTTGCATTATGAGTCAATTCTGGTAAAGAAATAATAACAGCAAGAGACGTATCTTTAATTAATGAAATAAATTGGCTGACAATCGGGGGAAGCATCTTTTGAAAGGCCTGTGGAAAGATAATCGACCAAAGTGTTTGACCATACGTCAATCCAGTCGAACGACCAGCTTCCATTTGCCCCTTAGGAACGGCATTTAAGCCCGCTCGAATAATTTCAGAGAGCATTGCCGATTCAAAAATAGTTAAAGCAGCCACACTTGACCAGAAAATACTTAGACGAATGCCAACTTGTGGCAATGCAAAATAAGTAAAAAAGATAATCAACAACAAAGGCAAATTACGTATAATATCAATTAAAACACCGACAATCGCTGAAATAAATGGAACTTTCATAAAACGAATCAGACCTGCAATCCCGCCGATGACAAAGCTAAAAATAATCGACAAGACAGCGACCATAATTGTGACCCATAAACCATCTAATAAGAAGCGAATATTGATCCATGAAAAAGCCTCGATAAAGTTCAAATCAACTCTCCTCCTTCTTAATTTTTAACCTCTAAACGTTTTTCAATATGCTTCATCAAATAAGACAAAGGCAATGTTAAAATCAAATAAAACCCACCAACAATTAAATACGTATCAAAGGTATTAAAGGTTTCACTTGCAATCAAATCCCCTTGATACATCAAATCAAGACCTGCAACCATCGCTAAAATAGAGGAATTTTTCACTAGATTAATAAACTGATTGCCTAGTGGGGGAATGACAATCTTAAAGGCTTGGGGCAAAATAATGTACCACATCACCTTGGAATAGGTGAAACCAGAAGAAAGCCCAGCTTCTAATTGACCTTTTGGAACACTCTCAATTCCTGCACGAACCGTTTCAGCAATAAAAGCAGAAGTATAAAGGGTTAATCCAATGGTTCCCGCAGTAAAGCCATTCAATTGAAACCAATACAAAGGTGCAACCACGTAGAAAAACATAACAATAATCAATAACGGAATATTACGGAAAAATTCCACATAAGCCTTTGCAAAGTATTGAACCCATTTTTTATGAGAGAGTTGAAAAATAGCCATCAACGTTCCAATAATCAAACTAAAAAGCAATGCAAGCAAACTTGCATAAAGTGTATATTTAAAACCTTCAATCAAAGGCGTTGAGTAAGTTGAAAGAATTGTACCCATAGTTACGCGTCACCTCACTTAAATTATTTTTTAGGAAACCATTTTTGATAAATCTTATCATAAGTTCCATTAGATCTAATTGTTTCTAAAGCATGATTCACTTCTTTTAGGAAAGGTTCTTGCCCTTTATTAATGGCAATCCCATAAGGCTCATCAGTAAAGTTCCCACCGGCAAGTTCATAATCAGGATTTTCTTCAGCAATTCCTAAAAGGATACTATTATCTGTAGTCATAGCGTCACCTTGGCCAGATTGCAAGGCAGTAAAAGCCTCTGCATAATTTTCTAATTCCAATACTTTTGTCTCAGGCGCATTAGCTCGAATGTTAATGGCAGAAGTGGAGCCCTTAACCGCTAAAACTGTTGTACGAGCATTTAAATCTGCAATGCTTTTGATAGGACTGCCTTTTTTGACTAACAAAGATTGCCCTGCATCAAAATAGCTATCTGTAAAATCCACTACTTTTTTACGCTCGTCAGAAATCGTCATAGTAGCAATAATGGCATCAATATTTCCGTTTTTTAACAAGGGAATTCTTGTTTTGGAAGTAACTTCCACAAACTCCGCTTTTCCATCCTTACCAAGTATTTCTGTTGTTAAGGCCTTTGCAATATCAATGTCAAAGCCTTCAATTTCACGAGATTCAATATTGATTAAACCAAAAAGCCGTGTATCTGTTTTTACTCCCCAAACAATCGTTGGACTGGTTTTGATTCTTGTTTTAATGTCCTCGTTCGCAACACTTGCTTTGCCACAAGCCGTTAAGACGAGCATCATCAAGAAGAGGAGAGCGCCTTTTTTTAATAATTGTTTCATCAGCAAATGCCTCCTTTAATTAATGATTAATGATTTTGCTTAAAAATTGTTGTGCTCTGATTTCTTTTGGCTGCTCATAAAATTCAATCGCATTTGCATCTTCTAAAATTTGACCATCTGCCATAAAAATCACGCGATCAGCCACTTCTCTTGCAAAGCCCATTTCATGGGTAACAACAACCATCGTCATTCCTTCACGTGCTAATTTTTTCATCACCTCAAGAACTTCCCCAATCATTTCAGGATCAAGTGCTGACGTTGGTTCATCAAACAGCATTACTTCCGGTTGCATAGCTAAGCCCCTTGCAATCGCAATTCGCTGCTGTTGACCACCAGATAATTGAGAAGGGTAGGAATCCTTTTTATCTAACATGCCGACTTTTTCAAGCAACGTTTCTGCTAATTTAGTGGCATCCTCTTTTGATTTTTTTAAGACTTTGATTGGTGCAAGTGTAATGTTTTCTAACACTGTTTTATGAGGGTACAAATTAAAATGCTGAAAGACCATTCCCAGGTTTTTACGAACTTGATTCATATTTGTTCCCTTACCATGTAGATCCACATCATTTATCAAAAGCTGCCCTTCAGTAATATCTTCCAACCCATTAATGCAACGAAGCATCGTACTTTTACCAGAGCCAGAAGGACCGATTACAACCACAACTTCACCTTTTTGTACGGTTAAATTAATGTCTTTCAAGGCGTGAAATGAGCCGTAATATTTTTCAACCTCTTTAAATTCAATCATGAAATCACTCCTCTATTAAGTCGATAATCTAAAGAAACTATTAGAATACGTTCATTATATTTTAATGATAGAGCTATTATATCGGCTAAATAAGCAGTTTGTAAAGTTTTTAGTGAAATTTTTTTTATAAAAGTGCTATCTTGGTGTTACATTTCCTTACATATCAAAGAAAAGTTGCGAAAAAGGTTGGATTGTGTTAATCTAATTTTAATAAATGAAATGGAGGTGAATAAAAGATGAGTGGTAATTTAGTTGGAATGATTGATTTTACAATTTTATTTGTTAGTTTCTGTCATGCCGTTATTTTTAATGTTGCGCAAACAAGGGATAAGTCTGCCCAAAATTTCAACAATTCAATTAAAAATAATTTGCCAACTTGTCTTTTATTTCCCTAATTCAGAAATGATCTGTAACTAGTAAGTCAGTTGGGCAGGTGGAGAATCGTCTCCAGTTGTCCTTTTTTGTTGCAATAAAAGATAAAGATGATGGCACAAAGGAGTAACATCATGTTTATTACAGTCAAAGAAATCGGAAAAACCTTCGGAAGTTTAACCTTATTTGAAGAACTTTCCTTTACAATACCAGAAAACAAAAAAATCGGTTTAGTTGGAGACAATGGGAGTGGGAAATCAAGTTTATTTAAACTTTTACTCGGCATAGAATTCCCTAGTAGTGGAACAATCATCCGAAAAAAGGGGTTGAAAATCGGCTATTTAGAACAATTGCCTGTAGCGCTACCCAATGAAACGGTCTACCAAGTAATTGAACAAAGCTTTCCAACCTTTATCAAAATGAAAACGAAATTGACGTCAATGGAGTGTGAACTAGCTACAGAAACTGATGAAGTTAAAATGTCTTCTCTGCTTTTTAAATATGGGGAATTACAAGAGACGTTTATCGAAATTGGTGGATATGAGTTAGATTACAAAATCCAAAAACTAGCGACAGGTTTAGGAATAGAAACACTTTTAAAAGCAACATTCAATCAATTAAGTGGAGGCGAACAAACCAAAGTCGGTTTAATCAAAACCCTGCTACAAAATCCCGATTTATTATTATTAGATGAACCTACCAATCATTTGGATTTACAAGCAATCGAATGGTTAGAACATTATCTAAAAGAATACAGCGGTGGAGTTGTTATTATTTCTCATGACCGCCATTTCTTAGATGAAGTAGTGGAGCAAATCTACGAGCTTGAAGACAGTGAAGTGAGTATTTTTAATGGCAACTATAGTCGTTATAAAATTCAAAAACAAAAGAAGCTAGAACTAGAATTAAAAGATTACCAAGAACAACAAAAGAAAATCAAAAAACTTCAAGATGCCATTCGCCGTTACCGACAATGGGGAAATGAAAGTGGCAACGAAGATATGTTCAAAAAGGCAAAAAGCTTAGAAAAAAGGGTGCAACGAATTCAACAGCTAGCTAAGCCAACTATGGAAAAAGAAAAAGTTAAACTTACTTTAGAGGTCACACAACGAAGTGGAAAAAAAGTTTTAAGCTTTCACGATGTAAGTAAAGCTTTTGGTGAGAAACACTTATTTACAGAGCTTGATTTCACCTTACTATGGAAACAGCGAGTAGGAATGGTAGGTGAAAATGGCACCGGTAAATCTTCCTTAATACGTTTAGCTTTAAAAGAAATAGCTCCTGATAAAGGAGAAATAAAAATAGGTGAAGGCGTAAAAATAGGGTACTTACCTCAAAAAATTAGTTTTCCAAAAGAAGAAGCAACGGTATTAGCGACCTTCCGTTCAGAAATCGGCATGGAAGAAGGAACAGCTAGACAATTTCTAGCGACGTTTTTATTCTTTGGCAGCGATGTTTTTCGTAAAGTTGGGCAATTAAGTGGCGGGGAACGAATGAGATTACGTTTAGCCATTTTAATGGAACAAGAAACAAATCTCTTGATATTAGATGAGCCAACCAATCATTTAGATATTTCTACCAGAGAAGTAATCGAAGACGTCCTGTCTAATTATCAAGGAACCATTTTTGCAATTTCCCATGACCGTTATTTTTTAGCAAAAGTAACGAATGAAACGTTATGGTTAGATAAAAAGGGCCTAACGATGTACCCTGGCAGTTATCAATGGGCGGCTGCTAAACGAAAAGAACAACTTTCTATTGCAACAATTCCACTTTCAAACAAAAAAATAAAATTATCAGTAGCTACGATTGAAAGGAAATTAGAAGAAAAAACGATTGAATTAACAAAACTCAAACAAAAATTAAAAATCGAACCAGAAAATACGTTATTACTTCAACAAATTAATGAAGTGAAATCCGCTATCAGCTCGTTAGAAAATGAATGGTTACAACAAACTGACAATTAAAGAAAAAAAGCTTCAATCCGTAATCAGATTGAAGCTTCTTCTAAATTAATGATTATTTTTTTCAAAATTCAACAACCATTCTTTCGTCGTTAAGCCAATTTCCGAAGAGCCGCTGTAGCCAACCAGCTTGCCATTTTTACCAATTACCCGATGACAAGGAATCACAATTGGAAAAGGATTATTGCGATTCGCTTGCCCAATAGCCCGGACCGCCTTTGGATTTTCAATGGCTTCAGCAATATCCCCGTAACTTTTTGTTTCGCCATATGGAATTTTTCTTAACGCCTGCCAAACGCTACGTTGAAAAGGAGTGCCTGAATGAATCGAAAGAGGAACCGTAAATTCAGTTAAATTGCCTGAAAAATAAGCTTCTAATTCTTCTTTCAAAGCCAAACAAAAAGGCTCATCATGAGTAGAATTTAGCGTATCCTGCGGGTGAATCGTTAAATTATGAATACTAGTAATACCAAATTCATCTTCTTTTAATTCAAGTAAACCGACTGGGCTTTCGACTAACATAAAGGACCTCCTTGTCTCATTTGATATAAGTTGCTTCTATTATAGTAGAAACAGTTGGACAATAAAAGGTAAATTCATCCTAATGAACGAACTTTAAGAAAAAATAAGAAAAGATTGCTATAATAAAAGAAAACGAATTCTAAAAGAAAAGAAGGCTGGTTAGATGGAACGCATTCATATTTACCATACAAACGATCTCCACTCACATTTTGAAAATTGGCCACGAATTCAGGAATTTTTACTAGAGCAACGTGAGTATGATCGTCAAAAAAATGAAGAAGTATTAATTTTTGATATCGGCGACGCCTTAGACCGAGTTCATCCTTTAACAGAAGCCACTGATGGCAAAGCAAATATCGCAGCCTTAAATCAAATTCATTATGACGGTGCGACAATTGGCAATAACGAAGGCGTAGGAAATTCAAAAAAACAATTGAATCAGCTCTATAGCGAAGCCAATTTTCCTGTTTTGCTGGCTAACTTAATCGATAAAGAAACAAATTTAAAACCAGAATGGGCAGAGTTATTTAAAATTTATCAAACAAAATCAGGACATCGAATCGGCGTCTTTGGTTTAACGGCTCCCTTTCCAACTAGCTATGAACCTAATGGCTGGCATGTGATTGAGCCCGATGATTGTATCCCCGAACTACTAGAAATTCTAATTCCAATGGTAGATAGTATTTTCTTATTATCCCATTTAGGAATTGAAGAAGATCGTAAAATTGCAAACATGTATCCGATGATTAATCTGATTATGGGTTCTCATACGCACCATCTATTGCCAACCGGTGAGAAAAATCGAGAAACTTTTGTGACAGCAGCCGGGAAATTTGGTCAACATATTGGACACATTACCTTGGAACTAGCTGCTGGTAAAATCCAACATGAAAAAGCCGAAGTCATTGCTACTTGTTCACTTCCTCCAACAGCGAATGAAGCAAAACTGATTTCAGACTATGAAGAACAAGGGCATATTCAATTAAAAGAACAAAAAATTGCCTATTTACCAAATGCCTTCTCCATAAGCTGGAAAGGCTCATCTCAGTTAGTCAATTTAGGATTAAAAGCCATTAAAGATTATGCACAAACAGAAGTTGCGATTGTCAATGCGGGTCTTTTTATGAAACCTTTGCAAAAAGGAATCATTTCTAAAAACGACTTACATCAAATATTGCCGCACCCAATGCGAGTTTTAACTTGTACGTTAGACGGAGAAAATCTGGAACGTTTGATTTTAGAAATGGAAAAAAACCGTAACTATTTACGCTATTTCCCTATCAAGGGACTGGGTTTTCGTGGGGAATTATTTGGTGAAATTTGTTACGATGGCATTTCCTATGACAATGAAAGCCAGACCGTTTATTGGCAAGGAGCGAAAGTAGAACCTCAAAAAGAGTATACACTCGCAACTGTCGATCATTTTTTATATGTTCCTTTTTTCCCAACGATTGAAATCAAAGGAAGAAACCAAGTTCTGTTTCCATTTTTTATTCGCGATGTTTTAGGACAATATTTAAAGAGAAACTATCCAATTGCTTAAAAGTTCAGTATAATAGATAAGAACATGAAAATTTGAAGATACGACTTTACGTGGCTTCATTTCATCATAACTAAAATAGGGCGGTGACAAAATGACCCAGGAAAATAAAACAAAAGAACCTAAGCAAGAAGTAATGGAAGCAGCAGTAGTTGAAGAAGTGGCTGTGACTGAACCAGTAGAAGAAAATCTCTTAGTTAAACGAATTGATGAAACAACCATTATGATTGAAGAACAAACCTATGAGATCGTTTTAAACTATCGAGAGGCATTTGATGCTGAAAGACTTTCAGAACGATACAGTGAAATTCTATCAAAATACGATTACATCGTAGCCGATTGGGGTTTTGAACAATTAAGACTAAAAGGCTTCTATGATGATAAAAATCGAAAAGTTTCGCAAGATCAACGCATCAGTACGCTACAAGATTACCTGTATGAATATTGTAATTTTGGTTGTGCTTACTTTGTGTTGCAACGAGTTGGGGAAGTGAAAAAAGAAAAGAGTTTTAAACCAAAAAGATCACGGAACCGTCCAACTAATTCAAATCCTAAAGCAGTAACGACAAAGCCAGAAGCAAAATCACAAAAAAATAAAACAACCAAACCAAACAACACAGCACAAAAAGCATCTAAAAAGAATTTTGTAACAAAAGACGTAACGCAACCAAAACAAGTACAGGTTGTTCAAAAACAAAAGCAAGAACCAAAAGCAAAAATTAAAACAGTAGAAGAAAAAAATGGGCAACGTCACTTTAACATTCGTCGCAATGACGTTGAACAAGTTAAAAATAAATCGTAAGGGGCTTATTACTTTGACTTATAAAGGTTATTTAATTGACTTAGATGGCACGATGTACCGAGGAAAAGAACCAATTCCTGCAGCAACTAGATTTATAGCGCGTTTACAAGAAGCAAACATTCCTTTTTTATTTGTAACAAATAATACAACGAAATCTCAAGAAGAAGTAGCAGAAAATTTAGCGACTAATTTTGATATCCATGTTTCAAAAGAAACCGTTTATACTGGATCAGTGGCAACTGCTAGTTATTTAAAGTCATTGGATAAAGGCAATAAAGTGTTTGTAATTGGTGAATCGGGTTTAAAACAAGAATTACACGAAGCAGGCTTTATTATTGAAGAAAAAAATCCAGATTATGTAGTTGTAGCC
This window encodes:
- a CDS encoding methylated-DNA--[protein]-cysteine S-methyltransferase, which encodes MLVESPVGLLELKEDEFGITSIHNLTIHPQDTLNSTHDEPFCLALKEELEAYFSGNLTEFTVPLSIHSGTPFQRSVWQALRKIPYGETKSYGDIAEAIENPKAVRAIGQANRNNPFPIVIPCHRVIGKNGKLVGYSGSSEIGLTTKEWLLNFEKNNH
- a CDS encoding bifunctional metallophosphatase/5'-nucleotidase, which translates into the protein MERIHIYHTNDLHSHFENWPRIQEFLLEQREYDRQKNEEVLIFDIGDALDRVHPLTEATDGKANIAALNQIHYDGATIGNNEGVGNSKKQLNQLYSEANFPVLLANLIDKETNLKPEWAELFKIYQTKSGHRIGVFGLTAPFPTSYEPNGWHVIEPDDCIPELLEILIPMVDSIFLLSHLGIEEDRKIANMYPMINLIMGSHTHHLLPTGEKNRETFVTAAGKFGQHIGHITLELAAGKIQHEKAEVIATCSLPPTANEAKLISDYEEQGHIQLKEQKIAYLPNAFSISWKGSSQLVNLGLKAIKDYAQTEVAIVNAGLFMKPLQKGIISKNDLHQILPHPMRVLTCTLDGENLERLILEMEKNRNYLRYFPIKGLGFRGELFGEICYDGISYDNESQTVYWQGAKVEPQKEYTLATVDHFLYVPFFPTIEIKGRNQVLFPFFIRDVLGQYLKRNYPIA
- a CDS encoding YutD family protein — encoded protein: MTQENKTKEPKQEVMEAAVVEEVAVTEPVEENLLVKRIDETTIMIEEQTYEIVLNYREAFDAERLSERYSEILSKYDYIVADWGFEQLRLKGFYDDKNRKVSQDQRISTLQDYLYEYCNFGCAYFVLQRVGEVKKEKSFKPKRSRNRPTNSNPKAVTTKPEAKSQKNKTTKPNNTAQKASKKNFVTKDVTQPKQVQVVQKQKQEPKAKIKTVEEKNGQRHFNIRRNDVEQVKNKS